In Microbacterium foliorum, the following proteins share a genomic window:
- a CDS encoding GNAT family N-acetyltransferase — MTDITVTRDDAESRYEIRSDDTLAGYAEFELRPGAIRFIHTEIDPAFQGQGLAGILAEKALTDAAASGDAIVPLCPYIAKYLTTHEITGAEIRWPKRPGTAPAEA, encoded by the coding sequence ATGACCGACATCACCGTCACCCGCGACGACGCAGAATCCCGCTACGAGATCCGCTCGGATGACACGCTCGCCGGCTACGCCGAGTTCGAACTGCGCCCCGGCGCCATCCGCTTCATCCACACCGAGATCGACCCCGCGTTCCAGGGGCAGGGTCTCGCCGGCATCCTCGCCGAGAAGGCGCTCACGGATGCTGCCGCATCCGGCGACGCGATCGTGCCGCTGTGCCCGTACATCGCGAAGTACCTGACGACGCACGAGATCACCGGCGCGGAGATCCGCTGGCCGAAGCGGCCGGGGACTGCACCGGCCGAGGCGTGA
- a CDS encoding pirin family protein, translated as MTETASGQVDGAAPRIGERRIVLEPREVPLGGVRGMSVLRVLPHRNLPTIGAWCFLDRFGPADTRMRVEPHPHIGLQTVTWPLVGEIRHRDSLGSDADLRRGQLNLMTAGNGISHSEYSIGEDPIPLDALQLWVVLPDGARQGPGGFERHTDLPQVALQADEGTAAAATVVLGEFAGVASPATVHTPIVGAEIAVRAGTSIRLPLRPEWEHALLLVEGDAVVATHDVALNDMLYLGDSRDAVEVSSVQGALLFLIGGEPFADEIVMWWNFAGRDHEEIVEARTEWEAASDRFGVVEGHDVRIPAPPLPDVRLMPRGRKI; from the coding sequence ATGACGGAGACCGCGTCCGGCCAGGTCGACGGGGCCGCGCCCCGAATCGGCGAGCGCCGCATCGTCCTCGAACCGCGCGAGGTCCCCCTCGGCGGGGTGCGCGGCATGAGCGTGCTGCGCGTGCTGCCGCACCGCAATCTGCCGACGATCGGCGCCTGGTGCTTCCTCGACCGGTTCGGCCCCGCCGACACCCGCATGCGCGTCGAGCCGCACCCGCACATCGGACTCCAGACCGTGACCTGGCCGCTGGTCGGCGAGATCCGCCATCGTGACTCGCTCGGCAGCGACGCCGACCTGCGGCGCGGGCAGCTCAACCTGATGACCGCCGGAAACGGCATCTCGCACTCCGAGTACTCGATCGGCGAAGACCCCATTCCCCTCGACGCCCTGCAGCTCTGGGTCGTGCTGCCCGACGGCGCACGCCAGGGACCGGGTGGGTTCGAGCGCCACACCGATCTGCCCCAGGTCGCGCTTCAGGCCGACGAGGGCACTGCGGCCGCGGCCACCGTCGTGCTCGGCGAGTTCGCCGGCGTCGCCTCGCCGGCCACCGTGCACACCCCCATCGTCGGTGCCGAGATCGCAGTGCGCGCCGGCACGAGCATCCGACTGCCGCTGCGACCCGAGTGGGAGCACGCCCTGCTGCTCGTCGAGGGCGATGCTGTGGTGGCGACGCACGACGTCGCACTGAACGACATGCTCTACCTCGGCGATTCGAGGGATGCCGTCGAGGTGTCGAGCGTGCAGGGTGCGCTGCTCTTCCTCATCGGCGGCGAACCCTTCGCCGACGAGATCGTCATGTGGTGGAACTTCGCCGGTCGTGATCACGAAGAGATCGTCGAGGCGCGCACCGAGTGGGAGGCGGCATCCGATCGCTTCGGCGTCGTCGAGGGACACGACGTGCGCATCCCCGCGCCTCCCCTGCCCGACGTGCGGCTGATGCCCCGCGGTCGCAAGATCTGA